A DNA window from Impatiens glandulifera chromosome 7, dImpGla2.1, whole genome shotgun sequence contains the following coding sequences:
- the LOC124910256 gene encoding two-pore potassium channel 1-like isoform X2 — MADDIALMPLGSSSSSIKLPVEIIENEKNPSFIRGIHTSFWRVGLFLTAYMGVGTICFYLLRNQMSGRKTNGFLDAIYFCAVTMTTVGYGDLVPSTVLSKLLACALVFTGMALVGFILSNAADHLVEKQKILLVKALHSKNNAGPDVIEAKYKCLIVLSVLLVMIVTGTIFFVKVEKFDLVDAFYCVCSTITTLGYGDKSFSTKGGRVFAVFWILTATIVLAQLFLYLAEMYTERRQRKLVKWVLEGKMTRRDLEIADIDNDGVVGPAEFAIYKLKEMGKISHEDVLLVMKEFDGFDFDQS, encoded by the exons ATGGCAGATGACATAGCATTAATGCCCTTAGGATCATCATCTTCCTCAATAAAACTCCCCGTTGAAATCATAGAAAACGAAAAAAACCCATCATTTATTCGTGGAATCCATACAAGTTTTTGGAGAGTAGGATTATTCTTAACCGCCTACATGGGTGTCGGCACAATCTGTTTCTACCTACTCAGAAACCAAATGTCAGGACGTAAAACAAATGGATTTCTCGATGCTATCTATTTCTGCGCAGTAACCATGACCACGGTCGGTTATGGTGATCTTGTGCCCAGCACTGTACTTTCAAAGCTCCTAGCATGTGCTTTAGTCTTCACAGGAATGGCTTTGGTTGGATTCATACTTAGCAATGCTGCTGATCATTTAGTTGAAAAGCAGAAAATTCTGTTAGTCAAGGCATTGCATAGTAAAAATAATGCTGGTCCAGATGTGATTGAAGCGAAATACAAATGTCTTATTGTGTTGTCTGTTTTATTGGTGATGATAGTAACCGGGACTATTTTCTTTGTGAAAGTTGAAAAGTTTGATTTAGTGGATGCGTTCTATTGTGTGTGTTCGACTATTACCACTCTTGGATATGGAGACAAGAGCTTTTCTACGAAAGGTGGTCGTGTTTTCGCGGTGTTTTGGATTTTGACCGCGACTATAGTCTTAGCTCAGCTTTTTCTTTACCTTGCTGAGATGTACACTGAGAGAAGACAAAGGAAATTGGTGAAATGGGTTCTTGAGGGAAAGATGACTAGAAGGGATTTGGAGATTGCTGATATCGATAATGATGGGGTTGTTGG GCCAGCTGAATTTGCCATATATAAGTTGAAGGAGATGGGGAAGATCAGTCATGAAGATGTCCTTTTGGTGATGAAAGAGTTTGAtggttttgattttgatcaatcTTGA